In Zygosaccharomyces rouxii strain CBS732 chromosome D complete sequence, one DNA window encodes the following:
- the TRX3 gene encoding Trx3p (similar to uniprot|P25372 Saccharomyces cerevisiae YCR083W TRX3 mitochondrial thioredoxin), whose translation MFRTSLRAFQGIRFSSYTSIPKLSTREAFQEAFKKSGLSVFDFYATWCGPCKAMAPILGKLKEEYPKAAFYKVDVDENLELSKELDVMAMPTFLLTKDGSVLEKVVGANPARLEKLIKDNS comes from the coding sequence TTTAGAACATCATTAAGAGCATTTCAAGGTATCAGATTCTCTTCATACACTTCTATTCCTAAGTTGAGTACAAGGGAAGCATTTCAAGAGGCTTTCAAGAAGTCTGGATTGTCAGTATTCGATTTCTATGCCACTTGGTGTGGTCCTTGTAAGGCCATGGCCCCAATCTTGggtaaattgaaagaagagTATCCAAAGGCTGCTTTCTACAAGGTTGacgttgatgaaaatttagaaCTTTCAAAGGAATTAGACGTCATGGCAATGCCAACTTTCTTATTGACTAAGGATGGTAGCGTATTGGAGAAAGTCGTGGGAGCTAATCCAGCTCGTCtagagaaattgatcaaagacAATTCTTAA
- the MRX15 gene encoding Mrx15p (similar to uniprot|P53736 Saccharomyces cerevisiae YNR040W Hypothetical ORF) — MNVPFAKLLNSLVSKSSPESIYHYKSGKLLRAGSLGLSLVFLSYGITFIDWYYHSSWAVWSGATDEDKRDWKFYAKTFGPWGLTIIPFTIAGASLYFPSRVVTKVTYVPRANATPLCQLERKSALFGRRLQLTRPLDQLARNERTKVYTGVGEQGVEDKGSFVFLLNDRSPQAKGFWDKYFILHRSGKFWGNDGRIFDALFGGDSIKDLEKRGRLVAQGKNFNTKQPNPPTNERNSNNVTDIIAHNNRAKFHANGESQLSKKIVGSTNVANGLNSQKSKQSK, encoded by the coding sequence ATGAATGTGCCATTTGCCAAATTATTGAATTCACTGGTCTCCAAGAGTTCACCAGAATCCATCTACCATTATAAATCGGGTAAACTGCTAAGGGCAGGTAGTTTAGGTCTTTCACTAGTGTTTTTATCCTATGGTATAACTTTTATCGACTGGTACTATCATTCATCCTGGGCAGTTTGGTCAGGCGCTACTGATGAAGACAAGAGAGATTGGAAGTTTTATGCCAAAACTTTTGGTCCCTGGGGGTTAACCATTATACCATTTACAATTGCCGGTGCAAGTTTATATTTCCCATCAAGAGTTGTCACTAAAGTGACCTATGTACCAAGGGCTAATGCAACTCCGTTGTGTCAATTGGAGAGAAAATCTGCCCTCTTTGGTAGACGTCTTCAGTTGACTAGACCTTTAGATCAATTGGcaagaaatgaaagaaCAAAAGTTTATACAGGCGTTGGTGAACAAGGTGTTGAGGATAAAGGttcttttgtatttttaCTAAATGACAGAAGTCCTCAGGCCAAAGGGTTTTGGGACAAATACTTCATCTTACACCGTTCCGGTAAATTTTGGGGAAATGATGGACGTATATTTGATGCCCTATTTGGCGGTGATTCCATTaaggatttggaaaaaagagGTAGACTAGTGGCTCAAggtaaaaattttaatacAAAACAACCAAATCCCCCTAcaaatgaaagaaattcaaataatgTGACTGACATAATTGCTCATAATAACAGGGCAAAATTCCATGCAAATGGCGAATCCCAATTGTccaaaaaaattgtagGTTCAACGAATGTTGCTAACGGTTTAAATTCACAAAAATCCAAACAATCTAAGTAG
- the COQ2 gene encoding 4-hydroxybenzoate octaprenyltransferase (similar to uniprot|P32378 Saccharomyces cerevisiae YNR041C COQ2 Para hydroxybenzoate: polyprenyl transferase catalyzes the second step in ubiquinone (coenzyme Q) biosynthesis), whose protein sequence is MLLQRLTSPIPLASFRSSLRASTILNQRIRLHATKSNPRQVFTPEQLADARAQRNKGLGPYVSKLPEKWIPYAELMRLEKPVGTWLLYLPGTWAILTAAMQVSAPFGSTLWMLGLFGVGSLIMRGAGCTINDLLDRDLDSKVIRSVERPIASGRITRRQGLAFLGAQTTVGVGILSQLPADCWWLGLASLPLVFTYPLFKRFTYYPQAMLSACFNWAALLGFPAMGVMDLPTMIPLYAGSVLWCMIYDTIYAHQDKKFDVKAGVKSTALAWGDRSKKIMNYMATCQFSLYAIAGLNSGLLWGPGFIGGLSIFAYRVFTMIRKVDLNNPADCWKNFTSNINTGLYFSGALLVDYLLRLFGFL, encoded by the coding sequence ATGCTATTACAAAGGTTGACGTCGCCAATACCTCTGGCATCGTTTAGGAGCTCGTTGAGAGCATCTACAATTTTAAACCAACGAATTAGACTACATGCTACAAAATCCAACCCACGTCAGGTCTTCACACCCGAACAATTGGCCGATGCAAGAGCTCAAAGAAACAAAGGTTTAGGTCCTTATGTTTCCAAACTACCAGAAAAATGGATTCCCTATGCTGAATTGATGAGATTGGAAAAGCCTGTGGGTACTTGGTTACTCTATTTGCCGGGTACATGGGCAATCCTTACGGCTGCTATGCAAGTATCAGCACCATTCGGATCTACACTGTGGATGTTAGGATTGTTCGGAGTTGGTTCATTGATTATGAGAGGTGCTGGTTGTACTATTAACGATCTATTAGATCGTGATTTGGACAGTAAAGTTATTAGATCGGTGGAAAGACCAATTGCCAGTGGTCGTATCACTAGACGCCAAGGTTTAGCATTTTTAGGAGCACAAACCACGGTCGGTGTGGGGATTCTATCGCAATTACCTGCGGACTGTTGGTGGTTAGGTTTAGCGTCACTACCACTAGTGTTTACCTACccacttttcaaaagattcaCGTACTACCCACAGGCTATGTTGAGTGCATGCTTCAATTGGGCAGCGCTATTGGGATTCCCAGCTATGGGGGTTATGGATTTGCCAACAATGATTCCGCTATATGCTGGTAGCGTTTTATGGTGTATGATCTACGATACTATCTATGCCCATCAAgacaagaaatttgatgTCAAAGCAGGTGTCAAATCAACCGCCTTGGCCTGGGGGGATCGTTCCAAAAAAATTATGAATTACATGGCAACATGTCAATTTTCACTATATGCTATAGCAGGATTAAACAGTGGATTACTTTGGGGTCCTGGATTCATTGGCGGATTATCCATTTTCGCCTATCGAGTATTTACAATGATTAGAAAAGTGGATCTGAACAATCCAGCCGATTGCTGGAAAAACTTTACCAGTAATATCAATACCGGATTATACTTCTCAGGTGCACTTCTAGTTGATTATCTACTTAGATTGTTTGGATTTTTGTGA
- the MVD1 gene encoding diphosphomevalonate decarboxylase MVD1 (similar to uniprot|P32377 Saccharomyces cerevisiae YNR043W MVD1 Mevalonate pyrophosphate decarboxylase essential enzyme involved in the biosynthesis of isoprenoids and sterols including ergosterol acts as a homodimer) — MVYHIASTTAPVNIATLKYWGKRDKALNLPTNSSISVTLSQEDLRTLTSAATGPELKQDKLWLNGKEESLESERTQQCLKGLRKLRKELEDKDSNLPKFSNWGLHIVSENNFPTAAGLASSAAGFAALVVAIARLYQLPQSMSELSEIARQGSGSACRSLFGGYVAWEMGEKEDGSDSKAVEISPLEHWPQMKAAILVVNASKKDTPSTSGMQLTVKTSELFQERVKNVVPQRFTHMKEAIEHKNWPKFAELTMKDSNSFHATCLDSYPPIFYMNDTSKKIIKLCHAINEFYGKTVVAYTFDAGPNAVLYYLQENEAKLFAFIYKLFDKVPGWETKFSNQDLQEFLSVYEKDVSGKLPFELDDEVQNGVSRVILTQVGPGPLSTKESLIDENTGLPK; from the exons ATGGTTTACCATATCGCATCTACAACAGCACCTGTTAACATTGCC ACTTTGAAATACTGGGGGAAAAGGGATAAGGCATTGAACTTGccaaccaattcttcaatttcagttACTTTGTCTCAGGAAGATTTGAGAACACTTACATCTGCTGCCACAGGCccagaattgaaacaaGACAAGCTTTGGTTAAACGGCAAGGAAGAGTCACTCGAATCTGAGAGAACACAACAATGTTTGAAGGgattgagaaaattgagaaaggaattggaagataAGGATTCTAATctaccaaaattttcaaattgggGTCTTCACATTGTATCTGAGAATAATTTCCCCACTGCCGCTGGTCTAGCGTCGTCTGCCGCTGGGTTTGCTGCCTTAGTGGTGGCAATTGCTAGACTGTACCAATTGCCTCAATCTATGTCTGAATTATCTGAGATTGCTAGACAAGGTTCTGGTTCTGCATGTAGATCTTTATTTGGTGGCTACGTTGCATGGGAAATGGGTGAGAAGGAAGATGGATCCGATTCTAAAGCGGTGGAAATTAGCCCATTGGAACATTGGCCACAGATGAAAGCTGCCattttggtggtaaatgcttcaaagaaagataCGCCATCCACCAGTGGTATGCAATTGACCGTTAAGACTTCTGAATTGTTTCAAGAAAGAGTGAAAAATGTGGTTCCTCAAAGATTTACACATATGAAAGAAGCTATTGAGCACAAGAATTGGCCCAAGTTTGCTGAATTGACCATGAAAGATTCCAACTCCTTTCATGCAACCTGTTTGGACTCATATCCACCAATTTTTTACATGAACGATACTTCTaagaaaattatcaaaCTTTGCCATGCCATTAATGAATTCTATGGTAAAACTGTCGTGGCATACACTTTTGATGCAGGTCCAAACGCTGTTTTGTACTATTTGCAAGAGAACGAAGCTAAATTGTTTGCCTTCATTTACAAATTGTTTGATAAAGTGCCAGGTTGGGAAACTAAATTTTCTAAtcaagatttacaagagtTTTTAAGCGTTTACGAGAAGGATGTGAGCGGTAAATTGCCATTTGAACTCGATGATGAAGTACAAAACGGTGTTTCCAGAGTCATTTTGACTCAAGTGGGTCCTGGTCCTCTTTCAACGAAGGAATCATTGATCGACGAAAATACAGGTTTGCCAAAATGA
- the TUP1 gene encoding chromatin-silencing transcriptional regulator TUP1 (some similarities with uniprot|P16649 Saccharomyces cerevisiae YCR084C), whose protein sequence is MSSVVSASQNKLNELLEAIRREFAQVSQEANTYRLQNQKDYDFKINQQLAEMQQIRNTVYELELTHRKMKDAYEEEINRLKIELEQRDRQIASFTVHHHQQQQQQVQQQQKQQLQQLQLQQQQQQQLQQQLHQPAVAPNTSVNSPGAFANHALPRTAMGSMPHTLPAVGTGGHMHPGVPLTGPEHVSVDNKPTDAAAANQQQQQQQPTAAAPSQVKPAIPGSGSPPTNASQLPVIEQEQQQQQQQQPQQPQQQPQQPQQETQESSQQVQQPPQQPQGQAQPEQQPQQPQPQAQQPQQQQDHYLVPYNQRVSHSKPIPPFLLDLDSQSVPASLKKQTDDYYILYNPALPRELDVELHYSLDHTSVVCCVRFSNDGEYLATGCNKTTQVFRVSDGALVARLSDDNATQGPQGPSGGTSDDDYNNDANSFANTRTASSDLYIRSVCFSPDGKFLATGAEDRLIRIWDIAQKKIVMVLQGHEQDIYSLDYFPSGDKLVSGSGDRTVRIWDLRTGQCSLTLSIEDGVTTVAVSLGDGKYIAAGSLDRAVRVWDAETGFLVERLDSENELGTGHKDSVYSVVFTRDGHGVVSGSLDRSVKLWNLSSGQNNTNAETKPAPGTCEVTYTGHKDFVLSVATTRNDEYILSGSKDRGVLFWDTKSGNPLLMLQGHRNSVISVAVANGYPLGPQYCVFATGSGDCKARIWKYTTTGNDSNDPKVKEVRD, encoded by the coding sequence ATGTCGTCAGTTGTTTCTGCGTCACAAAATAAGTTGAATGAGTTATTGGAGGCCATAAGGCGAGAGTTTGCGCAGGTATCGCAAGAGGCAAACACTTATCGTTTACAGAATCAGAAGGATtatgatttcaaaatcaatcaGCAATTGGCTGAGATGCAGCAGATAAGAAATACCGTTTATGAACTAGAATTGACACATAGAAAGATGAAGGATGCctatgaagaagaaatcaaccgtttgaaaattgaattggaacaaAGGGACAGGCAAATTGCTTCATTTACGGTCCACCACcatcagcagcagcagcaacaagtgcaacaacaacaaaaacaacaGTTGCAGCAGTTGCAATtgcagcaacagcagcaacaacagttGCAACAACAATTGCACCAACCAGCAGTGGCTCCTAATACAAGTGTGAATTCGCCAGGTGCATTTGCCAATCATGCTCTTCCAAGAACTGCAATGGGCTCGATGCCTCATACTTTGCCAGCTGTCGGTACTGGTGGGCATATGCACCCTGGTGTACCGCTAACGGGTCCTGAACATGTTAGTGTAGATAACAAACCAACGGATGCTGCAGCAGCtaatcaacaacagcagcagcagcagcctACGGCAGCGGCACCATCTCAAGTTAAACCTGCAATACCAGGTTCTGGTTCGCCGCCCACTAACGCTTCACAATTGCCCGTAATcgaacaagaacaacagcagcagcaacagcagcagcctCAACAACCTCAGCAACAGCCTCAACAACCTCAACAAGAAACTCAAGAATCTTCTCAACAAGTTCAGCAACCACCACAACAGCCTCAAGGTCAAGCTCAGCCTGAGCAGCAACCTCAGCAGCCTCAGCCACAAGCACAGCAACCTCAACAGCAGCAGGATCATTACTTGGTTCCATACAACCAGAGAGTTAGTCATTCTAAGCCAATTCCACCTTTTTTGCTTGATTTGGATTCTCAATCTGTTCCAGCcagtttgaaaaaacaaaccGATGATTACTACATTCTTTACAATCCAGCTCTACCTCGTGAACTTGATGTAGAATTGCACTATTCGTTAGATCATACTTCCGTTGTTTGTTGCGTCAGGTTCAGTAACGATGGTGAATATTTGGCAACAGGGTGTAACAAAACTACGCAAGTTTTCAGAGTTTCTGATGGTGCTTTAGTAGCAAGGTTATCAGATGATAATGCCACACAAGGTCCACAAGGTCCTAGTGGTGGTACTAGTGATGACGACTACAATAACGAtgcaaattcttttgcAAATACAAGGACAGCGTCAAGTGATCTTTACATTCGTTCCGTATGCTTTTCCCcagatggtaaatttttagCTACAGGTGCAGAGGACAGATTGATTAGAATTTGGGATATTgctcaaaagaaaattgttATGGTTTTACAAGGTCATGAACAAGATATTTATTCATTGGATTATTTCCCTTCAggtgataaattggttTCAGGATCTGGTGACAGAACTGTTAGAATTTGGGATTTACGTACAGGACAATGCTCCTTAACACTGTCAATTGAGGATGGTGTTACTACTGTCGCTGTTTCGCTTGGCGATGGTAAATACATTGCAGCTGGTTCCTTAGATCGTGCTGTACGCGTTTGGGATGCAGAAACTGGATTCTTAGTAGAAAGGTTAGATtctgaaaatgaattgggTACTGGTCATAAGGATTCGGTTTACAGTGTAGTATTTACGAGAGATGGACATGGTGTTGTTTCCGGATCCTTAGACAGATCTGTTAAACTTTGGAATTTGAGTAGTGGTCAAAATAATACAAATGCAGAGACCAAACCTGCACCGGGAACTTGTGAAGTTACCTATACTGGACATAAAGATTTTGTTTTATCTGTGGCTACTACAAGAAACGATGAATATATATTATCCGGTTCCAAAGACCGTGGTGTACTATTTTGGGATACAAAATCAGGAAATCCATTGTTGATGTTACAAGGTCATAGAAACTCTGTTATCTCTGTGGCTGTCGCTAATGGATACCCCTTGGGACCTCAATATTGTGTATTCGCTACTGGTAGCGGGGACTGTAAGGCAAGAATTTGGAAGTATACTACTACTGGAAATGATTCAAACGATCCTAAGGTTAAAGAAGTAAGGGATTGA
- the CSM1 gene encoding Csm1p (similar to uniprot|P25651 Saccharomyces cerevisiae YCR086W CSM1 Protein that forms a complex with Lrs4p located in the nucleolus Lrs4p-Csm1p heterodimer binds to Mam1p at kinetochores during meiosis I to mediate accurate chromosome segregation may be involved in premeiotic DNA replication) has translation MDALSQYRDSVKERLENADLLVSKLVHENTILEQSLEIRNQELESNRRRIRELEEQSKQSDESMELVKDLFEHLCGVRVHKCYEDDAGLWFDTSQGSRNGIMDYKLGFVRSDEAGTEVVYIPLLKQRSSDELKILQQQIPSYMFDTLSFPLKSLPQFYSKMARCLGKEVRDRD, from the coding sequence ATGGATGCACTCAGTCAATATAGGGATTCCGTAAAAGAGAGGCTAGAAAATGCGGATCTTTTAGTGTCGAAACTGGTTCACGAGAACACAATTTTAGAGCAGAGTTTAGAAATACGAAATCAGGAGTTGGAATCAAATAGACGTCGTATAAGGGAGTTGGAGGAACAATCTAAACAGTCGGATGAATCAATGGAACTGGTCAAAGATCTGTTCGAGCACCTTTGCGGAGTTAGAGTTCATAAATGTTACGAGGACGACGCCGGACTTTGGTTTGATACTTCACAAGGTTCGAGAAATGGTATAATGGACTACAAATTAGGGTTTGTTAGAAGTGATGAAGCAGGTACAGAGGTTGTTTATATACCACTTTTGAAGCAGAGAAGTtcagatgaattgaaaattctaCAGCAACAAATTCCAAGTTATATGTTTGATACGCTGAGTTTTCCACTGAAAAGTCTGCCGCAGTTTTATTCAAAGATGGCTAGGTGTCTAGGTAAGGAAGTACGAGATAGGGATTAA
- a CDS encoding uncharacterized protein (some similarities with uniprot|P37263 Saccharomyces cerevisiae YCR087C-A Hypothetical ORF), translating to MVTFNCEVCNDTVPKKNTEKHYSRCPDAYYTCIDCSKTFDDGVSYKNHTQCLTEDEKYQGALYKGKGKGKKEQPKKQEQPKKEQPKKQEEPKKQPEPAKTADKEPKKSSKVSKPKSTLRSELKSGKSLYEIFDSVDKKLKKQLLKNLIVDEKGRVILKE from the coding sequence ATGGTTACCTTTAACTGTGAAGTGTGTAATGATACTGTTCCTAAGAAGAACACTGAAAAGCACTATAGCAGGTGTCCTGACGCTTACTATACGTGCATAGATTGTTCCAAGACTTTTGACGATGGTGTTAGCTACAAAAACCATACTCAGTGTTTAACTGAGGATGAAAAGTATCAGGGAGCTCTCTACAAGGGCAAAGGGAAGGGCAAGAAGGAACAACCTAAGAAGCAGGAACAACCTAAGAAGGAACAACCTAAGAAACAGGAGGAACCTAAGAAACAACCGGAACCTGCCAAGACCGCCGACAAAGAACCTAAGAAGTCTTCCAAGGTTTCTAAACCAAAATCAACTCTACGCTCAGAGTTGAAGTCCGGTAAAAGTCTCTacgaaatttttgattctgTGGACaagaaactgaagaaacagctattgaaaaatctgattGTGGATGAAAAGGGTCGtgtaattttgaaagaatga
- the ABP1 gene encoding Abp1p (similar to uniprot|P15891 Saccharomyces cerevisiae YCR088W ABP1 Actin-binding protein of the cortical actin cytoskeleton important for activation of the Arp2/3 complex that plays a key role actin in cytoskeleton organization), whose translation MALEPINIVTHSREIEQEYLKVVRGNDPDTTWLIISPNEKKEYAPHSVGSGFSEFLGSFDDVKVQYGLARVSPPGSDVEKLVLVGWCPDSAPMKTRASFASNFATVSNQLFKGYHIQVTARDSDDLDENDLLKRVSNAAGARYSIQSAGTGTSTAPKTAGSSRLATPSPAPSVSAPTSAPTGTGAPPAAPSKPSPGPSSAAKSAGNDNDDDWGEPEVKERDLEKEPVKTNQSSYKPIGKVDLQKIIAEESSREDPRLVSNVPVEGKRAPDAGMASPNTTSSFKPETKPKSTGTGTGGPLGTKPPINFGASQGKDDDKVIKGFKNEKSPAQIWAEKKAAQNGGNPPAPTPTPTATSSAPEPAAAPEPVAKPEPVAKPEPEQPASGSSNVESEQEPEVKDLKSKFDQLSANNEPPIIQPKAPVNNKPLNETEPKSVLPPPSNKKQFGTPLPGMHTEDDNEDNKEEEGGDEDDDWDDDEPSAPKLPSRNAANVAPPPPPSTQKSEVQPQTENEPEKGNDEQGSPAPPLPSRTYDQEPPAPSLPSRKQEEEEEAPAPQLPSRSGGQVEEQPPALPSRNYTLQGNESANEQGPPPPTLPARHVENENESGNTSSNPSAIAEYDYDAAEDNELTFRENDKIVNIEFVDEDWWLGELGSTGEKGLFPSNYVSLQH comes from the coding sequence ATGGCATTGGAACCGATCAACATTGTCACCCATTCGAGGGAGATCGAACAAGAATATCTCAAAGTGGTTAGAGGTAACGATCCTGATACTACTTGGTTGATCATTTCTccaaatgaaaagaaagaatatGCACCACATAGTGTTGGTTCAGGCTTTAGTGAATTTTTAGGTTCGTTTGATGATGTTAAAGTTCAATATGGGTTAGCAAGGGTTTCACCTCCAGGATCTGATGTTGAGAAACTTGTTCTGGTTGGTTGGTGCCCAGACTCTGCTCCAATGAAGACGAGAGCTTCATTTGCATCTAATTTTGCTACCGTCTCTAATCAGCTTTTCAAAGGTTACCATATTCAAGTTACCGCTAGAGATTCGGATGAtcttgatgaaaatgacCTTCTAAAACGTGTTAGTAATGCCGCTGGTGCTCGCTATTCAATCCAAAGTGCCGGCACGGGTACTTCCACAGCTCCAAAGACTGCAGGCTCTTCTAGGTTAGCAACACCATCTCCAGCACCAAGCGTTAGCGCCCCCACTAGCGCCCCCACTGGTACCGGAGCTCCACCTGCTGCTCCATCTAAACCTTCACCTGGTCCTTCGTCTGCAGCTAAGTCTGctggtaatgataatgacgATGACTGGGGTGAACCTGAAGTCAAAGAACgtgatttggaaaaggaacCAGTTAAGACTAATCAATCTTCTTACAAACCAATTGGCAAGGtggatttacaaaaaatCATTGCCGAAGAAAGTTCAAGAGAAGATCCTCGTCTGGTGAGTAATGTTCCTGTGGAAGGCAAAAGGGCTCCTGATGCTGGTATGGCTTCACCAAACACAACCTCTAGTTTTAAGCCTGAAACAAAGCCAAAGAGCACTGGTACTGGCACTGGTGGGCCATTGGGTACGAAGCCACCGATTAACTTTGGTGCCTCTCaaggtaaagatgatgataaagtGATTAAAGGTTTCAAGAACGAGAAGAGTCCTGCTCAAATCTGGGCGGAAAAGAAAGCTGCTCAAAACGGTGGGAATCCACCCGCCCCTACACCAACACCAACCGCAACTTCATCCGCTCCTGAACCTGCAGCTGCTCCTGAGCCTGTCGCAAAACCTGAACCGGTTGCAAAACCTGAACCCGAGCAACCTGCTTCAGGATCTTCAAATGTTGAGAGTGAACAAGAACCAGAAGTTAAGGAtctaaaatcaaaatttgatcaattatCGGCCAATAATGAACCGCCAATTATCCAACCAAAGGCACCAGTTAATAATAAACCACTCAACGAAACCGAACCAAAATCTGTCCTTCCTCCTCCAAGTAATAAGAAACAATTTGGTACCCCATTACCAGGTATGCAcactgaagatgataatgaagacaacaaggaagaagaaggtggcgatgaggatgatgacTGGGATGATGATGAGCCATCTGCACCAAAACTACCATCGAGAAATGCCGCGAACGtggcaccaccaccaccaccatcaacTCAAAAATCTGAAGTACAGCCACAAACAGAAAATGAACCGGAAAAGGGGAATGATGAACAAGGATCGCCTGCACCACCTCTGCCAAGCAGAACATACGATCAAGAACCTCCAGCACCATCACTACCAAGTAGaaagcaagaagaagaagaagaagcacCAGCCCCACAATTGCCAAGTAGAAGCGGAGGCCAAGTAGAAGAGCAACCACCTGCATTGCCTTCAAGGAATTATACTCTGCAGGGGAATGAAAGTGCGAACGAACAAGgtccaccaccaccaacgtTGCCTGCAAGACACgttgaaaatgaaaatgaaagcGGAAATACCAGTTCAAACCCGTCCGCGATTGCAGAATACGACTACGATGCTGCTGAGGACAACGAGTTGACATTTAGAGAAAACGACAAGATTGTTAACATCGAATTCGTTGATGAAGACTGGTGGTTAGGCGAATTAGGAAGCACAGGTGAAAAGGGTTTATTCCCAAGTAACTACGTCTCCTTGCAGCATTAG